One Aegilops tauschii subsp. strangulata cultivar AL8/78 chromosome 2, Aet v6.0, whole genome shotgun sequence genomic window, AAAAGGTCCGAAGGAGAAAAATTGACGAAAGATGGAACCTTTCATTTTTTAAATAGTATATAGAGGGAAAAACAAGCAAGGCGGTCGACACCAGAATGAACGCACGTACATGATGAAAATGAGGACGGTGAATCGATCAGGTGCAGTGGCGAAGACATGCCTAGAACAGTTATGGCTATAGCCCTAGACACAGTAACAACGACCCTTCTAATACAAAATATCATGAATGTTCATGCTAGCTCCGCCAGTGATCGGATGGATATAATCACATGAGAAGTGGGATGCAAGAGAGGACATTGGGTTGCCAAATAGGTTTTCAGTAAACTATGATAGGTTGATTTCAATTTATTGGACAAAAAATGAGTATTGCGTTGGGTAATATTCCTATATGGCGAATGTTTGCCgaataaaaaaaattcaattatTTTAATGTATATGCCGCTTGAAACCACAAAATATACTAAACGAGGCTAAATTGAATGTTAGTGAAATGAATCACGAATCACATCTCTGATGTCTACTCCTGGGTTTTGAGCAGTTAATGGGGATGAATGATCCTCTGCAGCACGACGGTCCTGGCCTGCCGGATGTCCCGGCTACACTTGTCCGCCTGCTGCCCCAGGTCATCCACACATTTCATGAACGCCTCTAGCTTCTTCTTCACCTCCTCAATGGCCAACCTCGCAGCCTCCTCGTCGCGCTCCGCCAGCTCCGCGCAGTCCACCATGGAGCCGATCTGGACCTCGAGCCGGCCGACGAGCGCGCGTATGCTGTCCAGGTCCTCGATGGCGACGAACGTGCCGACCTGCATTGCGCCCACCACGTCCTTGTGCCCCCGGAGCGCGTCCCGGTACCGTTTCATCATCGCGTCCACCCACTTCCCGGCGGAGCCCACGGGCAGCGACGCCGCGGCCGCCAGCGCGGCCGCCACGGGCGGAGCCGCGATGGCCGCGGCCACCACGGAGCAGACGAGGATCGCCGCGAAGGTGGTCGCGAAGACGACGCCGGTCACGCGGCGCCAGACGCGGAGCGACCGGAGGCGGCCGTCCAGGCGGCGCTTCTGCCGCCGCAGCCTGTCCAGCATGCCCAGCTGCTGCCGGTACGCAGCCTGGAACGCGGCGAAGAACTCGTCCGTGAACGGCTCGCCGCCGGCCGCCTCCTTGAACCGCCGCAGCGCGCCGAGCACGCGCCCGGGCCGGACCGCCGGATCCTGGACTTGGAGCGCGAGGTGCAGGACGAGCTGCGAGTCGCGGGCCCGGCGGAGGGCCTTGTCAAGCGCGGCGAGGAAGTCGAGGGTGTGGAGGCTGGCGTCGAAGTAGTCCTCCACGAGCGCGAACAGCTCGGGGCACCCCCACACGTCGTGCTTGCTGGCGAGCACGACGCGGACCACCTCCTGGTTCATCTCCACCAGGCAGCCGGTGACCTCCCGGAGGGAGCCCAGGGACATGGACCGGACCTCCACCCCGGACGCCGCGGCGGAGACGGCGAGGCTCGCGCGCCGACGCAGCGCCGCGTCGAAGCTCCGCAGCTCCGGGTCCGCGCTGCACGCCGCCTCGTACGACCCCAGCTTCTCCCCCGTCGCTCTCGCCATCTTCAGCCGCCGCGGCCTCATTATGCCATGACGGTTCCCCATGGCCGGCGAACCTTATAGAACTCAAGAAGAAAAGAAGCAGAGCTTCGAGCGTAGTGGCGTACTGTGACCGTGATGCTCTGTAAGAATAGCGCGCTCACGATTGACAAACTTTATAGTCGTGGAATGTGGAAGTATGTGAACGCTGTGAAGGAGAGGAAGGGGCACGGTCGATGGCTTGTACGCATGAGGAAGCTTGGTAGGGTGGTGGGGGCCGGCAATGGCGACCGGAGGAAGCAACCCAAGGAGCGGCCGACGTGTGTGCAAAAATTGCAGAGGTGGACGCGCATGCTTGCTTCTCTCTCGTCTTGCACAAGGTTGCAGCCTGAGCCATTGCCATGCCAGGTCGACGAGTATGCCATTGCCATGTTTTGAATTTAAAATATTTGGTTAGATCTCAATCAAATTCAAATGTATTTTTTTGAATCTTTTGGCCCAAGTAAAAAAAACTGCAACAACAAAATTTCAGTAAAGTTCAATGATTTTGGCCGTGGCTAAAATATTTGTGAAACAGAAATTTAAAACCCGCTACATTTTTGTATACATCTCCTGGAGGCCATTGGATTTTTCTACCCGAAAAGAGGGATGGATACCTTTGCTCTCTGTATTGATTGATGAAACAACATATAAACTTGACAATAAGACGAAGAACAAGGCTGCCATAACACTATTTTGTTTTGCTACAGGAACTCTGTTTTGTTTACACCGGTCTAGGCCTCTAGGGGACGTACAGTATTGCCTTAGGAACGAAGCTATAGCATATGCCACAAGTACAGTTACGTGTCCCTTGGTGTCCTAGGGCAAGCTACCCCTACACATGCTGCCCATGTGTGTTGTCTGCACTGTCGCTCGCATGGTTACCATTGCCAACTTTTGTGTAGATTAGGCGCAAGTATGGCCCAAGTCTTCCACATTGGAGACAACAATGGCCTTAGCTAGGAACCTACTCACTACGTTTACAACATCATTTCACTCTCTAGACAAAGCAGGCCATGATAGCACACAAACGCACGTTGAATTGCCCTTGAGATCGACCAGTCAAGAATAAAAAGAGTACGCATGCAGAACCGGCACATGGTCCATGCTTGTGGAAGGGGGCATATGCTTGTGCGAACGATGTGTCTTGGAACCATGTTGCTTTCCAGCAAGCTGGTTTGATCAAAACACCGTTGCTTGCAAGTGTGAGCAATGTCACAGCTGTGGCACCTTGTTGCCACAAACAAAAAGGAAAGGTGGCATGCACCTTTTCCCTGCGTTGAATGGTTACCTGATCCAGGTAGGTTGGTGCTGGTTGTGGTCATTACCAGCTGCACGGTCGATTAAGATCCACAAACCGCTCGCTTTTCGTTCCACCAAGATTGTTTGTTTTCATGTGTTTCGTTTGCTTAGTTTCACGAAATTCGTAGTAGCTTTTATTGGATATGTGCAACCTGTGAACGAAGGAGCGATCACTTAAAAGCTTTTGCATCATCGGATACGGCGGTAGTTTCTAGGGTGCATGCACTTCGAGGCTCCGGTTTGATTATTGGTTCGACCAACTAAATATATGTTATATTTCATTAAAACTATCACTAGTACAATCTTGAATTTTAGTCGGTACATGAAGCCCTTtttcaaaataaataattaaataacCAGCCCCCACTAACCACTCAGTCGGTTCATGAAACAAAACCGACACCACAAATCTCAGTGACGATTGCTCACCCAACTGAGATAGCTGGATGTTAAAAAGCAATCGATGTATCATTCCCTCGTGTGAACCATGACTAGAAACCGCCGTccctaaccccccccccctcccccccttctCATGTTAACGAGCGAGGATACACTTTGTAAAATCGGTGCCGGAGCTACACTGCGTACCTAGTTAGGCACTAGGTCAGAGCGGTGTGGGCGGATCGGCATAGGACACTCTAGCCGTACCCGGGCTAAGGTAGTAGTGTCACAGACCACGAAACATTGCGTTCAACTTCTGCTTGGAGCACCGGGGCTAGAGTAGGATGCTAATGTTGGAGCTGAAGCAgggcgaggatgaagatgaattGCCCCATGAGAACTTTCGGGCTTCGCACTACACTTCACAAATCCGGTGCCTTTAGGAACTAGATAACGATTGTGATATAGACATCTTGAAACATACTTTCTCCccactttataaataaagcaaccaACACGTCCATACAACAAGTTCAAGTCCCGTACcgaaaaaagagagagaaaaagaccACCAAATGGCCAGTGGCTCAAGTGCTCTCCTGCGAAGCAAGGCGATGTGCGATTGCAGTGATCACGTTCATCATGTGGCCAATCCTGTTGTGCTCCCGCTATCTAGAGAGCGGGTATCAGTGATACATAGATGAGAGCAAGGGGCAACAAAAAATATATTACCTCCGTCCCAAATTTTTTGTCTTAAATTTGtttagatacggatgtatctaacactagAATGTGACTAGATACATCCGTAtatagacaaatctaagacagtAATTTTGGAACTGAGGAGTAGTTGGTGGTGTTTACGATGACCTTATAAGGAAGGTTGGTTGTCGAATACCAACAAAATAGGCACATTGACTCACGGAGCGCGATTCTAGTCTTAGGTTAAGAAATTGCCAGGAGATATTGGATTATGATTGCAGGCCGTAATAAGGAACTCCCCAAGGTCGATTGTCCCGATAGCCACTGCATGTTGTTCCGCAGACAAATGCTAAAATTGCTACTCGCTCCATTCGATCCAAAATAATGTCGCAGGTTTAgtatcggagggagtactagttacTAGGGTTCTAAATAAAATACACTTGAGTCGAATTTTTGTTTCAACCTTGCAAACTTAAAGTGTCAAAAATGAAATATTCCTTAGCAATGCATATATATGAGATTTTGCTACGACGATGATACCAAATTACAAGGTGTGAGACTGGATTTTGGGACATCTAACTAGATTAAAAGTTTTAGCTTCCTGTATAATTTCGTGACCAAATAATATTCGAGGAGCCCCCTCCATTCGATCTTGGCTGGATAGATTCATAAAAGACTTTGGCTTCTTCAACACAGGGTTAAAGGGGCACATATTGCCTCTGTGCTTGATTTTTGTAACTCTCTCTTGTAACTTCTCCATAGCcggcctcccccccccccccccccctctccctctttgtatataccaccccccccccccccccaccaccaccatgtAACCACCGTATTTATATGTGAGTAATACAAAAACAGTAGGAGCCTCTCCTACTGTCTTCTTTGTCGAGCCTCTCCTACTGTCTTCTTTGTCAACAAAAAATTTATTCAAGGAGCCCTCGGCAAAAAGCAAAATCTGTGTTAAATGTTTTGTTCAATTGACTGGATTTTCTACTCCCGGGTGCACCTACACCCGCATGAACAGTACACTTGAAAGAAATATAAACCAAACTTGAAAAAATCTAAAATTTTGGGACATCAAACTAGATCAAAAGTTTTAGCTTCCTGTATAATTTCATGACCAAATAATATTCGAGGAGCCCTCAGCAAAAATTAACAAAATCTCTGTTAAAAGTTTTGTTCACTTTTGAGGAGTGATTTTGTTATTTTTGCTGAGGACTCCTCGAATATTATCTGGTCACGAAATTTTGCAGGAAGCTAAAACTTTTGATCTAGTTTGATGTCCCAaaattttagattttttttgaTTTAGTTATATATATTTTTCAAGTGTACTGTTCATGCGGGTGCACCTACACCCGGGAGCAGCCACACCTTTCTCAAATTACAATGCAAACAAATTTGGGCAACATCCTTCTCGCGATGTTAAATAATCATCATGAGCATTCATACCCGGAAAACTTATAATTTGACCAAGTGTCTTAACAGACTAATACTAGTGAGATAGGTAGACATTACGTTACAATCTAGCAGTGCAAATGCGTATGTGGTGTCGCTAGTTAATATAAGCTGACAAAGGAACTGCATGCACGATTACTTGACAAGAGCGTAGACGGAGATCACCAAAACGGCCGCCGTGCATTTGGCAGCGAGCAGCATGAGCAACGCGGCCGCGGAGGCACGCACGAAGAACATGTCCAATTCTTGGCGGAGCCTTTTGAAGTCCGGGTTAGCCTTCGTCAAGCTGTCCGGATACAGCTCGTCGACGTAGCGATCCGCGTCGGTGCTGAACCAGTAGCTTGCCCCAGCGGCAGTCGCAAAAGCTATAACAAAAATCTGCGAGGAATTGCATGGATCAACTTAACATTTACTAGTATTTCCACCGTCCGGGTTTATTGGCCTTGCTAGCCAAAAATTGGTCCGAAGTCGTAGTCCTCTATATATAGTTATATATACAGTACTCGACGGAAATCTAGCTTAATTACCACGTCGGCGCATATGAGGAACAGCGCCAGATTTGCCGTCCCTCCGATCACTCTCTTCTTCGTAGCGATGGCAACGGCCGCGAGCGGTGCCTGCACGAGGCTGTACGCGCATCCAATGGCAGCAATAGCCACGACATACCTGTAATGTAATTGACAGAAGTGCTGTTCGTCATACAATACATATACGATCTAATCATCAAATTTAAACAATCGTTGAGTATGCTAAATACAACATATACTACCGCACATACGAATGCATGCTCACGGTGGCTCGCTCGCTCAGCTCACCTGTAGGTGTAGATGTCCTTGAACTTTAAGACGAAGCGGCCGCCCTCAAAGAGATCGCTGCGGACGTCGACTTTGTCGGTGACGATGAGGGCGAGCGACCCGGCCAGGAGGAGCATGGCCACTAGCCGGAGCGCCAGGATGACAGACGGCAGGACGATCTTGGAGGATGCCATGGTAGCGGTAGTGGTAGCCACCTCCGCAGGACGACGTGCGCTATATATACATAGCTGCCTGCACCGCCAGTTGATCATCGGCTGGGGACTTGGGGTTAACGACACATTTTGGCCTTCTAATTCAAGGCACCCTGTCGATCGTCGTTTCTCGGAGCTGGAAGACGGTTTGGGATTAACGCCGGATGTACAGTACACACCTGGCTACTTTGATCCCGTCTCCCCAGCTAGACGACGAGTACGGATGTACAGCATGCGTGAGCATAATGTGGATGGAGGACTCAAATGACAATAAGTGCTTGGTAGAGCTTCTGTAACTATATTTAGATCCCTGCAAACATCCTCTTGAACACCAACATTAGTATTAGGACTAAAGAAGATACTGGATTTGGAATTACTCACAAGCTGCCTTGCGTTGCTGCAATATGTGTCCACAATTATTTTCAAGGTGATTGCATTTTGTATATTGGCCATCATGAAAATTAAAG contains:
- the LOC109733331 gene encoding putative UPF0496 protein 5, translating into MGNRHGIMRPRRLKMARATGEKLGSYEAACSADPELRSFDAALRRRASLAVSAAASGVEVRSMSLGSLREVTGCLVEMNQEVVRVVLASKHDVWGCPELFALVEDYFDASLHTLDFLAALDKALRRARDSQLVLHLALQVQDPAVRPGRVLGALRRFKEAAGGEPFTDEFFAAFQAAYRQQLGMLDRLRRQKRRLDGRLRSLRVWRRVTGVVFATTFAAILVCSVVAAAIAAPPVAAALAAAASLPVGSAGKWVDAMMKRYRDALRGHKDVVGAMQVGTFVAIEDLDSIRALVGRLEVQIGSMVDCAELAERDEEAARLAIEEVKKKLEAFMKCVDDLGQQADKCSRDIRQARTVVLQRIIHPH
- the LOC109733450 gene encoding CASP-like protein 4D1, which translates into the protein MASSKIVLPSVILALRLVAMLLLAGSLALIVTDKVDVRSDLFEGGRFVLKFKDIYTYRYVVAIAAIGCAYSLVQAPLAAVAIATKKRVIGGTANLALFLICADVIFVIAFATAAGASYWFSTDADRYVDELYPDSLTKANPDFKRLRQELDMFFVRASAAALLMLLAAKCTAAVLVISVYALVK